TGCAACACCGCGGCCGCGGCGGCCCCGATCACCAGATACGAAGCGGCCTGGAGGAAATCGTGCCGGGCTGCTTCGGTGAACACGGTCCACCGCGAGCCCTCGCCGTGATGCAGTTTGGGTAGGCGTCGAGTGATCCACTCACCACGGCCAAACCGCGACCACAGGGCGCCCATGATCAGTGCCGTCAACAATGACGCGACGCACCGTGCTGCGACCATTTGTGGTTGGCCCGGAAACGCGACCGCGGTCGCCACCAGCACGACCGGATTGATCGCCGGTGCGGCCAGCATGAACGTCAACGCCGCAGCACCGACAGCGCCTTCGCCGAACAGGCGACGCGCCACCGGCACCGAACCGCATTCACAGCCGGGCAGCGCGGCGCCGCTGACGCCGGCGGTGAGGATCGCGGCCGCCGGTCTGCGTGGCAACCAACGTGCCAACCGATCTGCGGTCACGAACGTCGCGACCAGTCCGCTGATCACCACGCCCAGCGCCAGGAATGGGATTGCTTGGACGAAGATGCCACAGAACACGGTCGCGGCCGTCGCGACATCTGGTGTGTCGACTACGAATCCGCGCAACGCGCCGCCGAAGACCGCGAGCATGACTGTGCCGATCACGAGCACCTGCATCGAGCCAACCCGCCGACGCGCCTGCATCAGGACCACGAGTGTTGCTGCCGTCGAACGCTGCTAGACGAAGGCCTTGAGTTCCACGCCCTCGGCGACCAGTCGGTCACGTACAGCGGTTGCGATCTGTACGGCGCCCGGCGAATCCCCGTGTACACAGACCGATTCGACGGTGATCGGAATGGTTGTCCCGTCGACCGCGTCGACCCGGCCGGCGCGGACCATCGACGCGACCCGTTCGGCGATCTCGTCGGTGTCGTGTAACACGGCATTGCGCTCCCGCCGGGACACCAGCTGCCCGTCGGGACGATACGACCGGTCGGCGAATGCCTCGGGCACGGTATGTATCCCGAGCTGCTCGGCTTCCCTGAACAAGGCCGAACCGGCAACTCCCAGGACGGGCAGGTTCGGATCGACGGCATGCACCGCCTCGGCGACGGCACGTGCCTGATCGCTGGAGGTTACAGCCGAGTTGTACAAGGCGCCATGCGGTTTCACGTAATCGACGGACGCCCCGGCGGCCGAGGCGAGGGCCTGGAGGGCGCCGATCTGGTAGATGACATCGGCCTTGAGTTCCTCGGGCGGCACATCAATGTAACGACGGCCGAACCCGGCGAGATCCCGATAGCTCACCTGGGCGCCGATGTGCACGCCGCGCTCGACGGCCGCTCTGCATGTCCGCAACAGCAGCGCCGGGTCGCCGGCATGAAACCCGCATGCCACGTTGGCGCTGGTGACTATGTCAAGCATGGCGTCGTCGTCACCGAGGCGCCACACCCCGAAGCCTTCGCCCAGGTCGGCGTTGAGGTCGATCGTCATTCACCCGAGCTTAGGCCTGCTGGCTTGCTGCGGTGCCAAGAGTTCTCCCAGACGAATTCGTCGAGTGGCCGTCCGACCGTCCACCGGTCTATCTCGAGCGCAGGTCGGTCCGGGAACGCGGGTACCGGACCGAGGCAGATGATCGCAACGGGCTCGGCGTCGGCGGGCATCCCGAGCGTGTCGGCGAGCGCACGCGGATCGAAGATCGAGACCCAACCCATCCCGAGCCCCTCAGCCCGCGCTGCAAGCCATAGATTCTGCAACGCGCATGAGACGGACGCGAGATCCATCTGGGGAAGGGTTCGCCGGCCGAACACGTGTGTCGCCCTGTTGTCGGCAAGCGCTACGACGAACAACTCGGCGCACTCGAGGATCCCTTCGACTTTGAGTTGGAGGAACTCGTCTCCGCGCGGGCCTAGTGCCTCTGCTATGCGAAACCGTTCCTCGTCCACTATGCGATGGATTCGTTGTCGTACATCGGCGTTGGTGATCCGAATGAATCGCCACGGTTGCATCAGTCCCACGCTGGGTGCCGCGTGGGCTGCCTGCAGCAATCTGGCGAGCACGTCTTCGGGTATCTCCGAGTTCGGCACGAAGCGCCGCATGTCGCGTCGCTCGGCGATGACGCGGTAGACCGCGCGGCGCTCCGGTGCGCTGAACGCATGCTCGCTCACGCCGGTGAGCCTAAGGCCAGCGGCATCCGGGTCAACACGAGCACGCCGCTCAACCCAGGCTCAACGCCGCCGCCAGATTCGGTTCGGTGAATATCGCCTCCGGGCTGCCGGTGGCCAGCACGCTGCCGGCACCCAACAGCACGCAGAAGTCGAACCGCCCCGCCAACCCGACATCGTGGGTGGCGGCGACAATGGTCCTCCCCGAGGCCGCGAGCCGAACTATCTGGCGTGCCACCCGGTCCCGGGAGTCCGCGTCCAGACCGACCGTGGGTTCGTCGAGCAACACGACCGGCGACTCCTGGGCGAAAGCCTGCGCCAGGAGAGTGCGCTGCCGCTGTCCGCCGGACAGGGTGCCGAGTCTGCGTCGGCGAAGATCATCGAGGCCCAGTTCGGTGATCCAGTAGTCGACGATCGCGCGGTCCTCCCGGGACGGACGCCGCCACAGCCCGAGCGCACGCCATCGGCCCATCATCACGGTTTCCGCGACGGTGATGGGCAAGGCATCGCTGACCTGACTGTGTTGGACCGCGAACGCCACTCCGTCTGCCCTCGGCGCATCGATGGAACCCTGCTGGGGGAACAGCGTGCCGGCGAGCAGGCCCAGCAATGTCGACTTTCCGGACCCATTGGCGCCGACGACGGCCGTTGTCGCGCCGCCCGGTATGTGCAGGGTCAACCCGTCGAGTACGCGGGTCTCGTTGTAGCCGAACCCTACTCCGTCGACGTGTATCGCGTCGTTCATACATCCGCCTATCAATTGAAAATGATTTTCATTAATGATAAGAGTCTAGGGTGCTTCACTGGCTGACCGACCCGTTCGACTCCGACGTCGTGCTGCGCGCGCTGATCGCCGGGGTGATCGTCGCCTGCCTGAGCGCGATCGTCGGCACCTGGGTCGTGTTGCGCGGATCGGCGTTCCTCGGCGATGCCATGTCGCACGGTGTGTTGCCCGGCGTCGCATTGGCCTCGCTGATGGGCGGCAACATCTTCATCGGTGCGATGGCTGCGGCACTGGTGATGGCCTACGGGGTGTCCGCTGTCAGTGGACGATCCCGGCTGTCAGCGGACACCAGCATCGGTCTGTTGTTGGTCGGGATGTTGGCCACCGGCGTGATCATCGTGTCGCACTCGCAGAGTTATGCCGTCGACCTGACCGGTTTTCTCTTCGGAGACGTGCTGGCGGTGCGGTCGGCCGACTTCGCCTTCCTCGGCGCGGCCCTGGTGCTGACGGCCGCCGCAGCGATAGTGGGCAGGCGTGCCTTCGTTGCGGCCACTTTCGATACGCGCAAGGCCGTCACTCTGGGGCTCCGTCCACAGCTGGCTGCCGCGGTACTCACCGTGCTGATCGCGGTCGCGATCGTTGCGTCGTTCCGGGTTGTCGGCACGTTGTTGGTCTTCGGTCTCCTGATCGCGCCACCGGCGGCGGCCGCACTGTGGGCCAACACCATTCCGCAGATCATGACCGCCGCCGCGACGATCGGCGCGACGGCGGTGGGCCTCGGCCTGGTGATCTCGTGGCATGCGGCGACCGCGGGCGGGGCGACGATCGCAGCCGTCGCGGTAGGGATGTTCTTCCTTTCGCTGGCGGCTTCGACGCTACGTCGCCATGCCGCCAAGGTGGGCGCCGTTGTCGGGGCGGCGGCGTTGGTCGTCGGGTGCGGCGGAGGTGGCGATCGGGCGGTCACCACACCGCTTCCGTCCGGTGACCCCGAGGCCCCGCCTGCCGGTGCCGACGAATCGGCGGAACCGGTGACACGGTTGGTGGTGGCCGACGTCGATACGGGTGAGTCGTCCGTCTTCGATGTGCTCGACGAGGTGGAAACGGGCGTCGGCCGGTTCGGTCCGGTCCGAAAGCTCAGCAGTGACGGCAGATTCGGCTATCTGCACGGTCCTGATGAACTTACCATCGTCGATTCCGGCTCCTGGACGTTCGACCATGGGGACCACAGCCACTACTACGTGGCTTCGCCGGCGCTCGTGGGTACCGTCGCGTTGCGGGCGAACTCCGTCACGGCCAACCAGCAGGCGGCCGCTGTTCGCGCTGGTGATGGCGGGATTCGGGTATGGGACCGGAATCGTCTGGCGGAGCACGAGATCCGGGAATCAGAGGCCGACTTCGGTGTCCGTCACGATGTGGCGCAGGTCGCG
The window above is part of the Mycolicibacterium rutilum genome. Proteins encoded here:
- the aztB gene encoding zinc ABC transporter permease AztB, whose product is MLHWLTDPFDSDVVLRALIAGVIVACLSAIVGTWVVLRGSAFLGDAMSHGVLPGVALASLMGGNIFIGAMAAALVMAYGVSAVSGRSRLSADTSIGLLLVGMLATGVIIVSHSQSYAVDLTGFLFGDVLAVRSADFAFLGAALVLTAAAAIVGRRAFVAATFDTRKAVTLGLRPQLAAAVLTVLIAVAIVASFRVVGTLLVFGLLIAPPAAAALWANTIPQIMTAAATIGATAVGLGLVISWHAATAGGATIAAVAVGMFFLSLAASTLRRHAAKVGAVVGAAALVVGCGGGGDRAVTTPLPSGDPEAPPAGADESAEPVTRLVVADVDTGESSVFDVLDEVETGVGRFGPVRKLSSDGRFGYLHGPDELTIVDSGSWTFDHGDHSHYYVASPALVGTVALRANSVTANQQAAAVRAGDGGIRVWDRNRLAEHEIRESEADFGVRHDVAQVAPRRDGLLVVTETGQLQAIDDNGSVRPVAGECPAATTPVVLSRSVIFGCANGAVRVSVSGQEPTVTPIPFPAGKPAAAFGQLQHRARHDVLAAIAGDEVWVLDSGRRTWSRVPAVNAVAVNVGDDGEVLTLTRDGVLHAIDIASGAETSNVSVLADGVPADGPLPAIVVDRERAYINNARDREIYEIDYGDQLRIARTFTVDAKPALMVAAGR
- the aztA gene encoding zinc ABC transporter ATP-binding protein AztA, which encodes MNDAIHVDGVGFGYNETRVLDGLTLHIPGGATTAVVGANGSGKSTLLGLLAGTLFPQQGSIDAPRADGVAFAVQHSQVSDALPITVAETVMMGRWRALGLWRRPSREDRAIVDYWITELGLDDLRRRRLGTLSGGQRQRTLLAQAFAQESPVVLLDEPTVGLDADSRDRVARQIVRLAASGRTIVAATHDVGLAGRFDFCVLLGAGSVLATGSPEAIFTEPNLAAALSLG
- a CDS encoding permease — encoded protein: MQVLVIGTVMLAVFGGALRGFVVDTPDVATAATVFCGIFVQAIPFLALGVVISGLVATFVTADRLARWLPRRPAAAILTAGVSGAALPGCECGSVPVARRLFGEGAVGAAALTFMLAAPAINPVVLVATAVAFPGQPQMVAARCVASLLTALIMGALWSRFGRGEWITRRLPKLHHGEGSRWTVFTEAARHDFLQAASYLVIGAAAAAVLHVVVPQWMYEHLAGQVLLGILTMALLAVVLSLCSEADAFVAASLTMLPLLPRLVFLVVGPAVDLKLCAMQAGLFGRGFALRFAPTTFAVATLVATGVGMLVLR
- a CDS encoding LamB/YcsF family protein; translated protein: MTIDLNADLGEGFGVWRLGDDDAMLDIVTSANVACGFHAGDPALLLRTCRAAVERGVHIGAQVSYRDLAGFGRRYIDVPPEELKADVIYQIGALQALASAAGASVDYVKPHGALYNSAVTSSDQARAVAEAVHAVDPNLPVLGVAGSALFREAEQLGIHTVPEAFADRSYRPDGQLVSRRERNAVLHDTDEIAERVASMVRAGRVDAVDGTTIPITVESVCVHGDSPGAVQIATAVRDRLVAEGVELKAFV
- the bluB gene encoding 5,6-dimethylbenzimidazole synthase — encoded protein: MSEHAFSAPERRAVYRVIAERRDMRRFVPNSEIPEDVLARLLQAAHAAPSVGLMQPWRFIRITNADVRQRIHRIVDEERFRIAEALGPRGDEFLQLKVEGILECAELFVVALADNRATHVFGRRTLPQMDLASVSCALQNLWLAARAEGLGMGWVSIFDPRALADTLGMPADAEPVAIICLGPVPAFPDRPALEIDRWTVGRPLDEFVWENSWHRSKPAGLSSGE